CCCCGAAAGTTTTTCTTATTGTGTAACGCCCTCCGAAGGCGTTTTAATCAAATTCTGGCGCGTTATTTTTCTGCCGACAATTTACGCACTAAACCATACTGGCCATTCGTGTGGTAATCGAATGAACGAATTATTCGAGCAGAATGCCAACTTGTAGTTACACTTATTGTCAGCTTGTGTGATAAGTGACTCGTTACCAGCTCCGCGACACCTGTGGATTCATCAATTCATGTGTTCCAAATATTAAGACATTGGTCAGCGCGAATCACCGATGAACGCTCTTCGTTCACAgcatttatatatttttcttattccatAGACACGGTATATGTCTTCAACTAAAGGAAGTACAAGTGACATCATCCGTAGAgagatatttataaatatattttttaatctaatATTTTAATCttatactaacaataagaacgTACTCCTGATTTTGCAGTAGAAACCAACGACAATGCTTACCGTAATTATCACAATGATGTTTACCGGCGTTATACTTACGTTAATTTTTTAGGATCACCTACTTTTTGTACTTTTTGTAGGTCCGCGGGTAACTTGAtatatttcgtaaaaattataaacaagaCACGCCCTTTCACTTTCCTGTTACATAGCTTTTACATGCAATAGTAGAGATTTATGTACACTTATTCTATAAGATAGTTGAATCAAAAGGGAGCATTTACCTGGGCTTACTAGAAGGCGCAGTacgtgtttcaattttcacgtaaATCTATAATTATTGACGCGAATTATTACCCTCGTATAATCTAATAGTTGTTCATAATCTCGACGTACGTCTGATACTTTGTACAAAACATCCGGGTGTATAAGAAGATCATTCCGTATTTTGTTGAGAATCAAAGTTATTAAAACTGCAGGGATTGTCAAACTGAGCTGCGTTTaatgactatcgaaaactacGAACATCATTTCTGCACAACATAGGCGTCGAAAGTACGGATCAACTTTGTCGCGAACTGTCGGTGATAGGTATTGATTAGGTGTGAGGAAATGGGAGGAAGGCGTGAATTATATATTTAGAACTAAATCTACCCGGCATCTCCTGTTACGTTATTGCTTTTGACTTAATTTGACTGACGTGATTAGACAAAACTGGACAGAAAAGTACGTCCGCGTTGCAACTGAATCGTTATAACATACACACTGTACGAAAATTGCCCGCTGTATACATACGAATATGACCTGGCCAAGAATTAGGGTGTAACAAATAGCTATATCAGGCTTGGATTATTGAATGGGTTGGCACTTGAGAGTCTATCGCGTTAGACACACTATAGGACAGGACTTATCAAACACCATTATCTTACCGAACCGGAAACTCATTTGCCGGCAACAGTTTGCTCTCGCAGTTAGCCGCGACCATGCAGCGGTCATATAAAATCTATAATTGGTGAAAGATGCGGAGGTTCCCAGTATTTTTGGGAAAATGATTGcaatttattgataataattatcgcaGGCGGATCGCAAGCTTTTCCTATGAATTACATTCCAACTTTATTCATAAGGTTTGTCTTGAAAGTACGTGATAGTTATATTAATCGAGCTAATTTCTAGCgtgtgataattatttttgggTCACGGGTATTGCTGAATAATAAAAAGGCACGATGCTTAAGTTTACGAATATTCATGGAGTTTCTATGAGAATTCCTGCGGATTTGCATATTTCTTATTGTGTTTATAATTGCACATGGAAAATCGGGAGTAATTCCCACAACCTTGCCGAAATATCTCTTTTGATAAAATCTGGAAACATCCAGGTAATTAATTTATCGTTATGACAAATTCACAGAATTGCAAGCagctaaaaatatatttgttctCTAATTATGATCGGGTTGActgagttgtaaaattctatGAACTGCAGgtgaaaatgtaaaacaatTTAGTAATGGTGCAGCGCATCGCAATTATACTATTACGCGTAATTAATGCAGAGGTGAAGCTGCGgtgtttcttcaatttcaatatttaatccGATGACCGACAGTCCTTTACTGTCCAAactctatatgtataatttatatctgCAGTTTTTTGTCAACCCCGTGAATATTCAAGGCGCTCATATCGCGATCCGACACATTAGAcatgtttaataattttcaatagtaGTGATATCGGACCGGTCTGCGTACAGATCCCGATACCGAAATTTTACCGACAATTTTAGCCGCTTCACAGCCCGGACACAAACCCACCCCCATCCCGGAAAAAGGGTTTGTGTCCAGACTGTAAAGCGGATAAAAGTGTCGGTAAGATGTCGGTATCGGGATATGTAAGCAGAATCGGCCCTATATCACTACTTTCAACATCACCGTCGACCGCACTTGCAGCACATAGCTCCGATATACAGGCATGCAGTTTCCTCCTTCCAGATCTGACGCCAGAACCTTCTTCCGAAAACTTGGCTCTGACAGACCTGCAGACGTGGTTATTAAAGCCACGAAATCACGATGCCGCCACTTACGGTTCACTGCACTACCCAGGCTCGAAGGAATTTATCGAAGGAACTCGCAGATTCCTTGAAGCTTTGATTGACAAGTCGAGGGTGGCGGTCCATCGAAGGCTCGGCAAAAACCACCGTTTCAATGAAGGCGGCACGGTTCACCGACCATACGCGGGACGGTATCACCCCAGAGAGTCGCAACCGTTTCTGATACACCCGAGGTATCCTGTGTTCAACGAGCCACTGGCTGAAGCGACGTCCCGCCAAAATCTGCAGGACTACCAAACGGCCGAACATCGTCACCGTAGCCAGGATGGCTTGAAACACGAAATGAAGAATCGACCGTCACTTGATTCTTCTTCAGCAGATCGTTTTCCCTCCAATCACCAGGAGCCGGAAGTTGGTGATTCAAGAAGCCACGCTAATGAGAACGAAGTGAAAGGAGGTGAATTCTCTTACATGTTTGCTCAGCCGAGCATCCCCGATAAGCAGCCATCGTTCGCCCGGACACCAAACGATCCAGGCTACTATGATGGTCTCGAAGTGACGCGTAAGTATTCCTTAATCGTTTGTCGATTGCGAAATTAGGTTTCGTAGGTCACAAAACAATAGATTTCCCGTGAGTCACGCGTACCTTATACCTAAGTAATGATCCGCTGTGCCTACAACCGCCGTTTTCCTTTACTTTTTCCCAGAAACAGATATGGAGGACTTCCAAGACAAGAAAAGAACAGAGCGAACCCAGGAGACCAGCGCGGACGTTAGACCGAGTCACGACCAGGAGTTGGTGAAATTAACTGAAGTAAATTTTCCGACGGATGGCAATAGCGACGACAGtgacaacgacaacgacggCTACGATGACGAGGACGATGCTCCAAGAGCTCCTCCAGAACTTCAGCGTCGCGCCGAGTCACACGGTCCCTTGGTCACATCGGTTGACCGCAAGATCAACAATGACATCTATTTTGTTGGTACGTGGAGGAGCGTTTATCCTATTCCTACCTTTGCGGAACCATAAAGTATGCTTTTGTCTTATAGCTGCATCCTACATTAATACGTGCATGACTTTCTGCATCATGTTTCAGCGGTTGTAGCTGGTTGCAGCGCCGCTGCTATGTTCGTCCTAGTGCTGATCAGTCTCACCTGGTGCAGGTATGTACGATCCTTAAAATGTTTCggtatttacaattattcggCCTGTGTCACTCggttgttaaaaaatattaggaAGAAAGAAGTGTACTGTATGAACAGAAAAGAAACTGTGAATTTGGAATAAGAGTAACATATCCCGCTTCCTACAGACTTCAGCGCGGAGCTAAGGCTGCAGCGGATGTCGAGTATCCGGCATACGGCGTGACGGGTCCCAACAAGGATACATCGCCCTCGGGTGATCGGAGGCTCGCTCAATCCGCGCAAATGTACCACTATCAACACCAAAAGCAACAGATCATTGCCATGGAGAGGTACGGAGTATCAATGAAATTCTTCTTCCTTAATTTGAATCCGATCAGCCGATTCGTGACGCAAATGGCGTTAAAATTAATGCGAACATACTGTTTTCGCAGTCGAACCGCGGCGGCTCGAGATCCCGGCTCTGTGTCGGAGGCGGAAAGCGACGAGGAGAACGAGGAAGGCGATTACACCGTATACGAGTGTCCAGGACTCGCCCCGGTATGTATCAGATTTATTCAGTTTCACAGCGACAGACGATGACAATAGTCGGTGTTCCACTTTTGAATGTGCGTGTTTTGAAGACGGGGGAAATGGAAGTGAAGAACCCGCTGTTTCACGACGACCCAACCCCTGCAACCCCGGCGGGACCGGGGCAAACCAACCGATCATCAGAGGACCACATGTAGTTTCGACTGGGGCGCAATAGACCCTAAACTGCAGAAACCTTCCCCTGCTGGGTTTCCTGGTGCTTAGTTCACTCTGAATGTATCATATCCAAAGTCTTTAATCCAatagtatacatacattatagatgtacacacacacacacacacacacacacacacacacacacacacacacacacacacacattataAATACTATACATAATTAGTATGCCATACTGCAAAATCCTATATGACTATTTGTACTGTGAGACGAATCTTTTTCGTATATCAATAACTATAAATGCGAAGTAGGTATGTTCGCGTATTCTTTCGAGACGCATAATGAGAGTCAGCCGCGCTGCGAGGAAAACGAATAAgtaaattaatatcaaatcGAATGAGAATCCTATACAATGCCTACATGGAACTCGGTTTTCACTCGgggttatttttatacctagtGTGGTTTTCACAATATACGGATTAACAAACACTACGAGTAATCCGCGATATCAAGTAATCTCTGCGTTTCATTCTTCAGCACGAACTTGAAATACGTGTAATTCATCCATCGTATCGATTGCTCTCACGATTGAAGTAAAGTCGAGGTTTTGTTTGCACGATGTGATATGCGAGAGTTTTTGGTTTGAATTTCACACAAAGAACCGGGACGATTCGATTACCGTCGAATCGTATACCTATTTGCACTTACTAACAAGAGTATAATATTGCTTCCTACGTCCAAAGTtcaggaaattaaaaatatcatcttCCATCTCTACCGATAAGCTTATTAAGAGCAAATTAACTTTTCTCAGCGACGTTACTAATGTTGCATGTCATCGTCACATGGAACTATAGGTACcgataatttgagaaatcttacagaatttttaaattgtgttCTGCTTTGAACAGAAATGTTTACTTGAATACAATATTATTTGGTATTATAGTTGCATATTGTGAGAGAGGAAGAGACAATTTTCTCCTTATAAAAATGCAGGTAATTCTTTTCGAGTAGGTACATCACATTTACGGGCTTCATTCGTTTCGTCTATTTTTTTATGAGTATAGAGAGTGACTATTTATCGAACGAATATATGAAATGCGAAGGCAAGGTAGCTCACCGAAGAGAAATACGGATTTTGGGATGCTAGATTCTTATTCGTTTGAGTATTTGTAAAGTTATATATCATCAGCCGTACGTTTCACACATTGACTATCGTAGTGAGGATTAAATCAGTTTGttgttaattttgtttttctgtgGGGCCACCTTGCATATAGCAGAActttgaatatataaatatatttacaattgaatatatatatatatatatatatatatatatattaacaGACGTACCTATGTATACATCCGACTATATCTACAGTTGAAAAAGAGACTTTTATTGATGTTATAATGTATAATGAatcaaagaattgaaaaaccCATTCTAATAAAGTATAGCGTGGCtcttttaataatattttttagtaatatacctatgtaatTATGCGGATCTCAACACGGATCAAGAGTCGTAGGTCCAAGTTGTTTTGCATTATACGCATTCagttcgtaaaaaaaaaaataaaaataccgaaTTAGCATAGCGTAAAGCACCTTcttgtatgtatacgtacatgctatataatattaattttttcttccacacGTGGTATTGCTAATATATggcaaattttattaatttacgcTCTTccagttagaaaaaaaagaacaacaaacCGCTAGTGTCTAGTGTGTATTAGAAatgatgtattattattttactaaataaatggtttattttataatttgttcgaacatctttaaatttttcgcaataATCTTCATTACTTGAAAATTACCACAAAATCCTGCAGAGTTGCAGACTGTCCGTAAAAACTTCCTAATATCTGCCGGTGCTTCACATGTTCAACCACTTGTTCAACCGTTGTCAACACAAAAATGACGGACATTCAAATGTTTGGAAAAtaagcaaaaaattttatttctatcaCAAAAATTGCTGACAACATGCTTAATAGTAAACGTAA
The sequence above is drawn from the Neodiprion pinetum isolate iyNeoPine1 chromosome 2, iyNeoPine1.2, whole genome shotgun sequence genome and encodes:
- the LOC124213133 gene encoding uncharacterized protein; this encodes MPPRPFPYAFLVLLGVVISAFAAQDFHRYLRDLTPEPSSENLALTDLQTWLLKPRNHDAATYGSLHYPGSKEFIEGTRRFLEALIDKSRVAVHRRLGKNHRFNEGGTVHRPYAGRYHPRESQPFLIHPRYPVFNEPLAEATSRQNLQDYQTAEHRHRSQDGLKHEMKNRPSLDSSSADRFPSNHQEPEVGDSRSHANENEVKGGEFSYMFAQPSIPDKQPSFARTPNDPGYYDGLEVTQTDMEDFQDKKRTERTQETSADVRPSHDQELVKLTEVNFPTDGNSDDSDNDNDGYDDEDDAPRAPPELQRRAESHGPLVTSVDRKINNDIYFVAVVAGCSAAAMFVLVLISLTWCRLQRGAKAAADVEYPAYGVTGPNKDTSPSGDRRLAQSAQMYHYQHQKQQIIAMESRTAAARDPGSVSEAESDEENEEGDYTVYECPGLAPTGEMEVKNPLFHDDPTPATPAGPGQTNRSSEDHM